Proteins encoded in a region of the Novibacillus thermophilus genome:
- a CDS encoding tripartite tricarboxylate transporter substrate binding protein, translating to MKKTVNWFLFLLIAGIVTVFVACGSETSEGERNAGDDYPSKPITYMIPFDAGGQSDLEARRQQPFLKEELGQSINITYKPGGGGSVGWAELVQQEPDGHYMAGINIPHIILQPLSQEDTGYETEQIEPVAVFQATPIGLAVMKDSDIETMEDFVAAAKENPGQITVAGTGTYSGHHLAFQQLQNLADIDIQYVSFTGAASQVQGFLGGNTTAILANSNDLVSYKDELTILAIGSEERFEPLPDVPTFKELGYDMTASIDRGVAVPPGTPADIVQKLEDAFLKIANDSTVQQQMTEEGFEPKALGAEETKAYIEEKTAEYKPLLEELQSSEN from the coding sequence TTGAAAAAAACAGTAAATTGGTTTCTATTTTTATTAATAGCAGGTATTGTTACGGTGTTCGTCGCGTGCGGCAGTGAAACTTCAGAAGGAGAACGCAATGCGGGTGACGACTACCCGTCGAAGCCAATTACGTACATGATTCCGTTTGACGCAGGTGGGCAATCGGATTTAGAGGCGAGGAGACAACAGCCGTTCTTGAAAGAAGAACTTGGGCAATCGATCAACATTACGTATAAACCGGGGGGAGGCGGTTCCGTCGGATGGGCGGAACTCGTGCAGCAAGAGCCAGACGGACACTACATGGCCGGGATTAACATCCCCCACATCATCTTACAACCCCTTTCCCAAGAAGATACTGGTTACGAAACGGAACAGATTGAGCCAGTGGCCGTATTTCAAGCGACCCCCATCGGCCTCGCCGTGATGAAAGACAGTGATATTGAGACGATGGAAGACTTTGTGGCGGCCGCGAAAGAAAATCCGGGTCAAATAACGGTCGCCGGTACGGGAACGTACTCTGGACATCACTTGGCGTTTCAACAGCTGCAAAATCTGGCAGACATCGATATCCAATATGTGTCCTTTACCGGCGCTGCGTCCCAAGTCCAGGGTTTTCTCGGTGGCAACACGACAGCCATCCTCGCCAACTCCAACGATTTGGTCAGTTACAAGGATGAACTGACGATTTTAGCCATCGGGTCTGAGGAGCGATTCGAACCGTTGCCCGACGTACCGACATTTAAAGAATTGGGATACGACATGACAGCGAGCATCGACCGGGGGGTGGCAGTGCCGCCGGGGACACCAGCAGACATTGTTCAAAAGCTGGAAGACGCGTTTTTAAAGATTGCGAATGACTCGACCGTGCAGCAGCAGATGACGGAAGAAGGGTTTGAACCGAAGGCGTTGGGGGCAGAGGAAACGAAAGCCTATATCGAGGAAAAGACAGCAGAATACAAGCCGCTGTTAGAGGAACTGCAATCTTCTGAAAACTAG
- a CDS encoding tripartite tricarboxylate transporter permease yields the protein MLDVLPEIVISLTQPTNILLMIAGVAGGIVIGALPGLTATMALALMLPFTFTMEADAALITLGGIYIGAIYGGCIAAILINTPGTPSSIATTFDGYPLTLKGKAEHALVTAAFSSSLGGVLGGLALLFITPLLASLALKFGPPEYFWVSVFGLTIIATLSSGSLLKGLLGGTLGLLLSTIGIAPIGGESRFTFGFPPLQAGIDLIVVLIGLFCIPEVIGMIEQKGGARDRASYTPKKGVAFAVIKELIRKPILYLRSSVIGIAVGIIPGAGGNIASLLSYDMAVRFSKDKQSFGKGNIEGVAASESGNNAEVGGSLVPLLSLGIPGAAPAAVLLGALMMQGIRPGPDLFTTSPGLVYTFCWAFIVANIVMFVLGFYGSRYVAQVINMATFYLAPLIVFLTAIGSYAIRNNMLDVAMMIGFGILGYILKKAGFEPGPIVLGLILGPIAETGLSQSMLMGQAQGSIWSLFFSRPISVTLILLCLFSLMWPLLSRTLLGKSLEHKRSERSGNQP from the coding sequence ATGTTAGACGTTCTGCCGGAAATCGTTATTTCCCTCACACAACCGACTAACATTCTGTTGATGATCGCCGGTGTTGCCGGTGGGATCGTCATCGGCGCACTGCCCGGTTTAACGGCCACCATGGCCTTAGCTCTGATGTTGCCCTTTACGTTTACGATGGAAGCAGACGCCGCACTGATCACGCTGGGCGGCATTTACATCGGCGCCATATATGGTGGGTGTATTGCAGCGATTTTGATCAATACTCCCGGGACTCCGTCATCGATTGCCACGACGTTTGACGGATACCCCTTGACGTTGAAGGGTAAGGCGGAACACGCTCTCGTCACGGCTGCCTTCAGTTCCAGTTTGGGGGGAGTGCTAGGTGGCCTTGCCCTTCTTTTCATTACACCTCTGTTAGCGAGTCTCGCTCTAAAGTTCGGCCCGCCGGAATACTTTTGGGTTTCCGTTTTCGGATTAACGATTATTGCCACACTGTCGTCTGGTTCACTGTTAAAGGGATTGCTCGGCGGAACGTTAGGATTGTTGCTCAGTACGATCGGCATCGCGCCCATCGGCGGAGAATCCCGTTTCACCTTCGGCTTTCCGCCGCTACAGGCGGGTATTGATCTCATTGTCGTCTTAATCGGTCTGTTTTGTATCCCAGAAGTCATCGGCATGATCGAACAAAAAGGAGGAGCGAGGGACAGAGCATCTTACACGCCGAAAAAAGGGGTGGCCTTCGCTGTCATAAAAGAATTGATTCGCAAACCGATCTTGTACTTGCGATCGTCCGTCATCGGCATCGCCGTCGGGATCATTCCCGGCGCGGGCGGCAATATTGCAAGCTTGCTCTCGTACGACATGGCCGTCCGCTTTTCCAAAGACAAACAGTCATTCGGAAAAGGAAACATCGAAGGTGTCGCTGCTTCAGAATCGGGGAACAACGCGGAAGTCGGAGGTTCTCTCGTCCCCCTGCTTTCCCTCGGGATCCCCGGCGCGGCCCCGGCAGCAGTGCTGTTGGGGGCGCTCATGATGCAAGGCATACGGCCCGGGCCTGACTTGTTCACGACGTCGCCGGGACTGGTGTACACGTTTTGCTGGGCGTTTATCGTTGCGAACATCGTGATGTTCGTCCTCGGTTTTTACGGTTCTCGATACGTCGCTCAGGTCATTAACATGGCAACTTTTTACTTAGCTCCTCTGATCGTCTTTCTGACGGCTATCGGCTCTTACGCCATTCGCAACAACATGCTCGACGTGGCGATGATGATCGGATTCGGTATTTTAGGCTATATCTTAAAGAAAGCCGGTTTTGAACCGGGGCCGATTGTGTTGGGTCTCATACTTGGTCCCATTGCCGAGACAGGACTTTCTCAATCGATGCTGATGGGGCAGGCACAAGGTAGCATCTGGTCGCTTTTCTTCAGCCGCCCCATTTCCGTCACGCTCATACTGTTGTGTCTCTTTTCCCTCATGTGGCCTCTTTTGTCTAGAACGTTGTTGGGCAAATCTTTGGAACACAAGAGGTCAGAAAGGAGCGGGAATCAGCCGTGA
- a CDS encoding tripartite tricarboxylate transporter TctB family protein gives MKRINHDTYAAVAFLAIACFALWETRGLNDMSAMFPRTIGFILSGLSAIYLAASVFNPERDKLFASVDKRRAVSMGLGMIAYVVFMWFAGFLLASLCFIAFFVWLLQGKTERRLRRVMRASFFSLLVGGGFYLLFRFVFLVPLPEGVLFGG, from the coding sequence GTGAAAAGAATCAATCACGATACTTACGCCGCTGTCGCATTTTTGGCCATCGCGTGTTTTGCGCTGTGGGAGACGCGGGGTTTGAACGACATGAGTGCCATGTTTCCGAGGACGATTGGGTTCATCTTGTCAGGTTTGAGTGCAATCTATCTCGCGGCGAGTGTGTTCAACCCCGAGAGGGACAAGTTATTCGCATCGGTAGACAAACGGCGTGCCGTTTCCATGGGGTTGGGAATGATCGCTTACGTGGTGTTCATGTGGTTCGCTGGATTTTTGTTAGCCAGCTTGTGTTTTATCGCTTTTTTTGTATGGTTATTGCAAGGTAAAACGGAGAGGCGGTTACGACGAGTGATGCGAGCAAGCTTCTTTTCACTGTTAGTCGGGGGAGGGTTTTACCTCCTGTTTCGCTTCGTCTTTTTGGTGCCCCTGCCGGAAGGGGTGTTGTTCGGAGGGTAA
- a CDS encoding IS1380 family transposase: MHSVNEQTMHFNKSVKVNFEGGNLTSDAGWLLYKEFDEKIGLSQAITDHLNVNDPNRHHIHFNDDVIIQKIYQHIAGYHADDHADELRHEPVLTTILGKEVLASQPTISRLNQKLDKETMKQLQSVNSLMQKRVDIIQPKENIMMDLDSTNLATYGEQHGSAFNTHYQAQGYHPLMMFDGLTGDCLKAELRAGHVYTSRQVVRFVGPEIKRYRKQSPWATLCIRGDSGFAIPALYQLAETHDVHYVIRLKANNVLKQKAQPFEDELWKQFDLNTTEAKVFYTSFDYQARAWDKPRRVVVKMEKPEGELFFTYTFIVTNMGLSPKNIVKLYANRGTMENFIKEAKNGFAFDQMSSPSFYSNATKLQLMVLAYNFNNWFRRLCLPRTMNKNRIDNIRLKLLKIAGKLVRSGRYLTFKLCSSCLYQKAYWQTLRTIHHLPRFG; the protein is encoded by the coding sequence ATGCATAGTGTAAACGAGCAGACCATGCATTTCAACAAAAGTGTGAAAGTCAATTTTGAAGGTGGAAACCTGACCTCAGATGCCGGTTGGTTACTGTATAAAGAATTTGATGAAAAAATCGGGCTCAGTCAAGCGATCACGGATCACCTCAATGTGAATGATCCAAACCGTCATCACATCCATTTTAACGATGACGTCATCATCCAAAAGATCTATCAGCACATTGCCGGGTATCATGCGGATGATCATGCCGATGAATTACGTCATGAACCTGTGTTGACCACCATTTTGGGTAAAGAAGTCCTGGCTTCTCAACCGACCATTTCCCGGCTAAATCAGAAATTGGATAAGGAAACGATGAAGCAGTTGCAATCGGTCAATTCACTGATGCAAAAACGAGTCGATATCATCCAACCCAAGGAAAACATCATGATGGATCTGGACTCGACCAACTTGGCCACCTATGGTGAACAGCATGGATCCGCCTTTAACACGCATTATCAAGCCCAGGGTTACCATCCCCTGATGATGTTTGATGGACTGACTGGAGATTGTCTCAAAGCAGAACTGCGCGCTGGTCATGTGTACACATCCCGGCAAGTCGTCCGCTTTGTCGGCCCTGAAATCAAGCGATATCGGAAGCAAAGTCCATGGGCAACGCTATGCATACGCGGGGACAGCGGTTTTGCCATCCCGGCTCTCTATCAATTGGCGGAAACACATGATGTCCACTATGTGATCCGCTTAAAAGCAAACAACGTGTTGAAACAAAAAGCACAGCCATTTGAAGATGAACTCTGGAAACAGTTTGATCTGAACACGACAGAAGCCAAGGTGTTTTACACATCATTTGACTACCAGGCACGTGCTTGGGATAAGCCGCGTCGTGTGGTGGTCAAGATGGAGAAACCGGAAGGTGAGCTTTTCTTCACCTACACCTTCATCGTGACCAACATGGGGCTCTCACCCAAAAACATCGTCAAGCTTTATGCGAACCGTGGCACGATGGAAAACTTTATCAAAGAAGCCAAGAACGGCTTTGCTTTCGATCAGATGAGCAGTCCATCGTTTTACAGCAACGCCACAAAGCTGCAACTCATGGTGCTCGCCTATAACTTCAACAACTGGTTTCGTCGACTGTGTCTACCCAGAACGATGAACAAAAATCGTATCGACAACATCCGTTTGAAGTTGCTTAAGATCGCGGGAAAGCTGGTTCGTTCAGGCAGATATCTGACATTTAAACTGTGCAGCAGTTGTCTGTATCAAAAGGCTTATTGGCAGACTTTACGAACCATCCATCACCTCCCACGGTTTGGTTGA
- the dhaK gene encoding dihydroxyacetone kinase subunit DhaK — MKKLINRPDRVVSDMLAGMALSYPDRLRHLEGTGVIVRRDAPVTGKVGLVSGGGSGHEPAHAGFVGTGMLDAAVAGEVFTSPTPDQILEAIKAVDSGQGVLCIVKNYTGDVLNFEMAAEMAAAEGIDVDHVVVNDDVAVEDSTHTTGRRGIAGTVFVHKVAGARAQAGGTLHEVKQAAQTVIQNVRSMGVALTPCTLPEAGKPGFTLGENEIEIGIGIHGEPGVERTKVRTAADVTTVLADKVLSDLPFQPGDRVAVMVNGMGATPLMELNVVGKELHAILKEKRIEVVDTWIGEFMTSLDMAGCSITLLKMTDDTEKWLSAPADTVAVRRY; from the coding sequence GTGAAAAAATTGATTAACCGCCCGGACCGAGTCGTCAGCGATATGCTGGCAGGAATGGCACTGTCGTACCCCGATCGACTGCGTCACCTGGAAGGGACAGGTGTCATCGTCAGGCGCGATGCCCCGGTGACGGGCAAGGTCGGTTTGGTGAGCGGCGGCGGCAGCGGACACGAGCCGGCACACGCCGGGTTTGTCGGCACAGGCATGCTGGATGCGGCTGTTGCCGGGGAAGTGTTCACTTCTCCCACGCCGGATCAGATTCTTGAAGCGATTAAAGCGGTGGACAGTGGCCAAGGCGTGCTCTGTATCGTGAAAAATTACACCGGGGACGTATTGAATTTTGAAATGGCTGCCGAAATGGCGGCGGCAGAAGGGATCGACGTGGATCACGTCGTCGTCAACGACGATGTTGCCGTGGAAGACAGCACGCATACGACCGGTCGGCGCGGCATAGCTGGGACCGTGTTCGTCCACAAAGTGGCCGGCGCCCGGGCACAAGCAGGCGGAACGCTGCACGAAGTTAAACAGGCGGCTCAAACAGTGATTCAAAATGTGCGCAGTATGGGGGTCGCTTTAACGCCCTGCACGCTTCCCGAAGCTGGAAAACCCGGCTTCACTTTGGGCGAGAATGAAATTGAGATCGGCATCGGTATTCACGGTGAACCGGGTGTGGAACGGACAAAGGTGCGAACGGCTGCCGACGTCACGACAGTGCTGGCAGACAAAGTGTTGTCGGACTTACCGTTTCAACCGGGAGACCGGGTGGCAGTTATGGTGAACGGGATGGGAGCTACACCGTTGATGGAACTGAACGTTGTCGGCAAGGAACTGCACGCCATTTTAAAGGAAAAGCGGATCGAGGTCGTGGATACGTGGATCGGCGAATTCATGACATCTCTCGATATGGCCGGTTGCTCGATTACGCTGTTAAAAATGACAGACGACACGGAAAAATGGCTGTCAGCGCCGGCAGACACGGTGGCAGTCAGGAGGTATTGA
- the dhaL gene encoding dihydroxyacetone kinase subunit DhaL — protein MDVKQMVAWFRHYADVLDDQKALLTELDAAIGDGDHGANMARGWRAVKEGLHEFSGNVGDSFMLVSKTLISKVGGASGPLYGTAFLRMGMAVKGKDAIELSDWPKLLQAASDGIAQRGKVSGGEKTMYDVWKPLSDGLMLRDDFEGEQSLVRWLAQTAAAKAEETKELRATKGRAAYLGERSVGHPDPGAVSTSLLFKSLQSTLAPD, from the coding sequence ATGGATGTCAAACAAATGGTTGCCTGGTTTCGACACTATGCTGACGTCCTGGACGATCAGAAAGCGTTATTGACCGAGTTGGATGCCGCGATCGGTGACGGTGACCACGGCGCGAACATGGCACGCGGCTGGCGGGCCGTCAAGGAAGGGCTGCACGAGTTCAGCGGCAACGTCGGGGACAGCTTCATGCTCGTCAGTAAGACGCTGATTTCAAAAGTGGGCGGAGCGTCCGGCCCGTTGTACGGGACGGCCTTCTTGCGAATGGGGATGGCCGTGAAAGGTAAAGACGCCATTGAGTTGTCGGATTGGCCCAAACTGCTTCAAGCCGCTTCTGATGGCATCGCGCAGAGGGGCAAAGTGTCCGGCGGCGAAAAAACGATGTACGACGTGTGGAAACCGTTATCCGATGGACTGATGCTGCGGGACGATTTCGAAGGTGAACAGTCTTTGGTCAGATGGTTGGCACAAACGGCCGCAGCGAAAGCAGAAGAAACGAAGGAGCTCAGAGCGACGAAGGGACGCGCTGCCTACCTGGGAGAACGAAGTGTCGGTCATCCCGATCCGGGAGCTGTTTCGACGAGTCTGCTGTTTAAAAGTTTGCAGTCGACATTGGCTCCAGACTGA
- a CDS encoding coproporphyrinogen III oxidase, which translates to MLVHIVGLDRTYENTVVNLLRLYFDDADVTYEGDKDADMTLAFTVRESHRGSQNVDVKVIGREQEIGARAERNVPTRSLDERRKQMKRTVSQALLKALGSLTGIRQPWGILTGVRPTKLWHQAVQRGFDDADIRRHIAAETMVAPEKLDLMQTIVKRQRETIPDLYELKQAVSIYVGIPFCPTKCAYCTFPAYSIRGQQGSVDSFLCGLHYEMREIGNWLKERGIAITTVYFGGGTPTSITAEEMDRLYAEMYRAFPHMDRVREVTVEAGRPDTITREKLNVLKKWNIDRISINPQSYIQKTLDAIGRHHTVEETVEKFHLARDMGMRNINMDLIIGLPGENVEHFEHTLRETEKLMPESLTVHTLSFKRASEMTRNKWKYQVADREEVVDMMNRAREWTAEKGYTPYYLYRQKNILGNLENIGYAFPGKESLYNIIIMEEQQTIIGLGCGASSKLVHPETGKISRYANPKSPRVYNENFQKYTADKLALLEQLFAV; encoded by the coding sequence ATGCTCGTTCACATTGTAGGACTCGACCGCACTTACGAGAATACGGTTGTCAACTTGTTGCGCCTCTACTTCGATGACGCTGACGTGACGTACGAAGGGGATAAGGACGCAGACATGACGCTGGCGTTCACAGTACGAGAATCCCATCGCGGGAGTCAAAACGTAGACGTCAAAGTGATTGGCCGCGAACAGGAAATAGGCGCCCGCGCCGAGCGGAACGTTCCAACCCGTTCATTAGACGAGCGGCGGAAGCAGATGAAAAGAACGGTGAGTCAGGCTTTGCTTAAAGCGCTTGGCTCTTTAACTGGTATTCGGCAGCCGTGGGGCATCTTGACCGGCGTGCGGCCGACCAAATTGTGGCATCAGGCAGTGCAGCGGGGATTCGACGATGCAGACATTAGGCGGCACATCGCGGCAGAAACGATGGTGGCACCGGAAAAGCTGGATTTGATGCAGACGATCGTGAAGCGGCAGCGCGAAACGATCCCCGATCTATACGAACTGAAGCAGGCCGTGAGCATTTACGTCGGAATTCCGTTTTGCCCGACAAAATGCGCCTACTGTACGTTTCCCGCTTACTCCATTCGCGGACAGCAAGGTTCTGTCGATTCGTTTTTATGTGGGTTGCACTATGAAATGCGCGAAATCGGAAACTGGCTCAAGGAAAGGGGGATCGCGATTACGACGGTTTACTTCGGCGGCGGCACGCCGACGTCGATAACGGCGGAGGAGATGGACCGCCTGTATGCGGAAATGTACCGCGCTTTCCCCCACATGGACCGTGTGCGGGAAGTTACGGTGGAAGCAGGTCGGCCGGATACGATCACGCGGGAAAAACTGAACGTGCTCAAAAAGTGGAATATCGATCGCATCAGCATCAATCCTCAATCCTACATTCAAAAGACGCTCGATGCCATCGGTCGGCACCACACAGTGGAGGAGACTGTGGAAAAGTTTCACCTCGCGAGGGACATGGGGATGCGCAATATCAATATGGACTTAATCATCGGGCTGCCCGGAGAAAACGTCGAACATTTTGAACACACGTTGCGCGAGACGGAAAAACTGATGCCGGAATCCCTCACGGTTCACACCCTTTCGTTCAAGCGGGCTTCTGAAATGACGCGGAACAAGTGGAAGTACCAGGTGGCAGACCGGGAAGAAGTCGTCGACATGATGAACCGGGCGCGAGAGTGGACGGCAGAGAAGGGCTACACCCCGTACTATCTGTATCGCCAAAAAAACATTTTGGGTAATCTGGAGAACATCGGTTACGCTTTTCCCGGTAAGGAGAGCCTGTACAACATCATCATCATGGAAGAACAGCAGACGATCATCGGCCTTGGTTGCGGCGCATCCAGCAAACTGGTGCACCCTGAGACAGGAAAGATCTCGCGCTATGCTAATCCGAAATCGCCGCGTGTGTACAATGAAAACTTTCAAAAATATACCGCGGACAAACTCGCGTTGCTTGAACAATTGTTTGCCGTGTGA
- the dhaM gene encoding dihydroxyacetone kinase phosphoryl donor subunit DhaM, whose product MTTTSDAAIVLVSHSSKLASGLQELIQSMARDVTVRTAAGDGEGGLGTQSDAITEAIRTAGARRVLLFFDLGSAMMNAELAVEVMRMEDRSVDVILVDAPLVEGAFAAAMALQTGKDIEDAVQAAERTRTEGKKR is encoded by the coding sequence ATGACGACAACGTCAGATGCGGCCATCGTTCTCGTGTCGCACAGTTCAAAACTTGCATCGGGATTGCAAGAACTCATTCAGTCTATGGCCCGGGACGTGACGGTACGGACGGCAGCCGGAGACGGAGAAGGGGGCCTCGGCACTCAGTCAGACGCCATCACGGAAGCGATTCGGACAGCCGGCGCCCGGCGTGTGCTGCTCTTTTTCGACTTGGGGAGTGCCATGATGAACGCAGAACTGGCTGTGGAGGTCATGAGGATGGAGGACAGGAGTGTAGACGTCATCCTGGTCGACGCTCCCCTTGTGGAAGGCGCGTTCGCTGCAGCGATGGCTTTGCAGACAGGGAAGGACATTGAGGATGCCGTACAGGCCGCCGAAAGAACGCGGACAGAGGGGAAGAAGCGGTAG
- a CDS encoding LytR/AlgR family response regulator transcription factor, producing the protein MTIRAMIAEDERLVREELAYLLQLEDDVVLCPSAETSEQLLALEQQYKPDVIFLDIQMPGLSGVEVAKQMKGASSGSPTSPLFVFTTAYDDYAVEAFELEAVDYLLKPYDEKRFKIAMERVRRRLSQPSAGERGGRDTPVSVQTQLGTAKIMIHDGERSVILSPESICYAVRVRRVLEIHTEEQVLRTKMTLQELERKLRGFPFFRSHRGYLVNLDYVHEITPWFNGTYNLILRDGHASKVPVSRAAAKRLFRLLENH; encoded by the coding sequence ATGACGATTCGCGCGATGATTGCAGAAGACGAGCGTTTAGTGCGGGAGGAATTAGCCTATTTATTGCAACTGGAAGACGATGTCGTCTTGTGCCCGAGTGCGGAAACGAGTGAACAGTTGCTCGCTCTAGAGCAACAGTACAAACCGGATGTCATCTTCCTCGATATCCAGATGCCTGGGCTGTCAGGTGTGGAAGTAGCTAAACAGATGAAGGGGGCGAGCAGCGGGTCCCCGACTTCTCCGCTGTTTGTCTTTACGACCGCTTATGACGATTACGCTGTCGAGGCGTTTGAACTGGAGGCAGTGGACTACCTGTTGAAACCGTACGATGAAAAGCGGTTTAAAATTGCGATGGAACGGGTGCGCCGACGGTTATCACAGCCGTCAGCGGGTGAAAGAGGTGGACGTGACACGCCAGTTTCAGTGCAAACGCAGCTTGGGACGGCCAAAATTATGATCCATGACGGTGAACGGTCGGTGATCCTCTCCCCGGAGTCCATCTGTTATGCGGTAAGAGTGCGGCGCGTACTGGAAATTCACACGGAAGAACAAGTGCTGCGGACCAAAATGACGCTGCAAGAGCTGGAAAGGAAGTTGCGAGGCTTCCCTTTCTTTCGCTCGCACAGGGGGTATTTGGTTAATTTGGACTACGTTCATGAGATTACACCGTGGTTTAATGGAACGTACAACTTGATTTTACGGGACGGACATGCAAGTAAAGTGCCGGTCAGCCGGGCCGCGGCGAAGCGTTTGTTTCGCCTGTTAGAGAATCACTGA